In Manis pentadactyla isolate mManPen7 chromosome 8, mManPen7.hap1, whole genome shotgun sequence, the following are encoded in one genomic region:
- the PRAP1 gene encoding proline-rich acidic protein 1 isoform X2 has protein sequence MRLVLPTFTLTLWRPLACVCAKSAPGESCAQALSSSVSCHQGPGERADLELQDHRAPSTPRRGPNMKRLLLVTSLAAMLLQEVGSASLHQVFVKTKGKVGPPAQDTEEAWGALAAEPPDGGWLRGQLTAPGLVAATWETRQGATAWPGTEDALGRVPSPRQGPEPDPDDRYHPWPEEAQDEAQPWSWVLPSRQELQGPEEDRDYIYHPRGTSWGP, from the exons ATGAGGCTGGTTTTGCCGACCTTCACTCTGACCCTTTGGAGGCCCCTCGCATGTGTCTGTGCAAAGTCAGCTCCAGGAGAATCCTGTGCCCAGGCGCTGAGCTCCTCAGTCAGCTGCCACCAGGGGCCGGGGGAACGTGCAG ATCTGGAACTGCAGGACCACAGAGCACCTTCTACACCGAGAAGGGGGCCCAACATGAAGAG GCTCCTCCTGGTCACCAGCCTGGCAGCCATGCTGCTGCAGGAAGTGGGCTCAGCGTCCCTGCACCAG GTGTTCGTCAAGACCAAAGGCAAAGTCGGGCCCCCTGCGCAGGACACTGAGGA GGCCTGGGGGGCCCTAGCGGCGGAGCCTCCGGATGGTGGATGGCTCAGGGGGCAGCTCACTGCACCAGGGCTTGTGGCCGCCACCTGGGAGACCCGGCAAG GTGCCACAGCCTGGCCGGGGACAGAGGACGCTCTAGGCCGTGTCCCAAGCCCCAGGCAGGGCCCTGAGCCGGACCCTGATGACCGGTACCACCCCTGGCCCGAGGAGGCCCAGGATGAGGCCCAGCCCTGGTCTTGGGTGCTGCCGTCCCGCCAGGAGCTGCAGGGACCAGAGGAGGACCGAGACTACATCTACCACCCCAGGGGCACCTCCTGGGGGCCCTGA
- the PRAP1 gene encoding proline-rich acidic protein 1 isoform X1, producing MRLVLPTFTLTLWRPLACVCAKSAPGESCAQALSSSVSCHQGPGERAGICPGFPPLELHHYVTGLVTPGHKDLELQDHRAPSTPRRGPNMKRLLLVTSLAAMLLQEVGSASLHQVFVKTKGKVGPPAQDTEEAWGALAAEPPDGGWLRGQLTAPGLVAATWETRQGATAWPGTEDALGRVPSPRQGPEPDPDDRYHPWPEEAQDEAQPWSWVLPSRQELQGPEEDRDYIYHPRGTSWGP from the exons ATGAGGCTGGTTTTGCCGACCTTCACTCTGACCCTTTGGAGGCCCCTCGCATGTGTCTGTGCAAAGTCAGCTCCAGGAGAATCCTGTGCCCAGGCGCTGAGCTCCTCAGTCAGCTGCCACCAGGGGCCGGGGGAACGTGCAG GTATTTGCCCAGGATTTCCCCCTCTGGAGTTACATCATTATGTCACAGGTCTGGTGACCCCAGGTCACAAAG ATCTGGAACTGCAGGACCACAGAGCACCTTCTACACCGAGAAGGGGGCCCAACATGAAGAG GCTCCTCCTGGTCACCAGCCTGGCAGCCATGCTGCTGCAGGAAGTGGGCTCAGCGTCCCTGCACCAG GTGTTCGTCAAGACCAAAGGCAAAGTCGGGCCCCCTGCGCAGGACACTGAGGA GGCCTGGGGGGCCCTAGCGGCGGAGCCTCCGGATGGTGGATGGCTCAGGGGGCAGCTCACTGCACCAGGGCTTGTGGCCGCCACCTGGGAGACCCGGCAAG GTGCCACAGCCTGGCCGGGGACAGAGGACGCTCTAGGCCGTGTCCCAAGCCCCAGGCAGGGCCCTGAGCCGGACCCTGATGACCGGTACCACCCCTGGCCCGAGGAGGCCCAGGATGAGGCCCAGCCCTGGTCTTGGGTGCTGCCGTCCCGCCAGGAGCTGCAGGGACCAGAGGAGGACCGAGACTACATCTACCACCCCAGGGGCACCTCCTGGGGGCCCTGA
- the PRAP1 gene encoding proline-rich acidic protein 1 isoform X3, protein MCLCKVSSRRILCPGAELLSQLPPGAGGTCRYLPRISPSGVTSLCHRSGDPRSQRLLLVTSLAAMLLQEVGSASLHQVFVKTKGKVGPPAQDTEEAWGALAAEPPDGGWLRGQLTAPGLVAATWETRQGATAWPGTEDALGRVPSPRQGPEPDPDDRYHPWPEEAQDEAQPWSWVLPSRQELQGPEEDRDYIYHPRGTSWGP, encoded by the exons ATGTGTCTGTGCAAAGTCAGCTCCAGGAGAATCCTGTGCCCAGGCGCTGAGCTCCTCAGTCAGCTGCCACCAGGGGCCGGGGGAACGTGCAG GTATTTGCCCAGGATTTCCCCCTCTGGAGTTACATCATTATGTCACAGGTCTGGTGACCCCAGGTCACAAAG GCTCCTCCTGGTCACCAGCCTGGCAGCCATGCTGCTGCAGGAAGTGGGCTCAGCGTCCCTGCACCAG GTGTTCGTCAAGACCAAAGGCAAAGTCGGGCCCCCTGCGCAGGACACTGAGGA GGCCTGGGGGGCCCTAGCGGCGGAGCCTCCGGATGGTGGATGGCTCAGGGGGCAGCTCACTGCACCAGGGCTTGTGGCCGCCACCTGGGAGACCCGGCAAG GTGCCACAGCCTGGCCGGGGACAGAGGACGCTCTAGGCCGTGTCCCAAGCCCCAGGCAGGGCCCTGAGCCGGACCCTGATGACCGGTACCACCCCTGGCCCGAGGAGGCCCAGGATGAGGCCCAGCCCTGGTCTTGGGTGCTGCCGTCCCGCCAGGAGCTGCAGGGACCAGAGGAGGACCGAGACTACATCTACCACCCCAGGGGCACCTCCTGGGGGCCCTGA